Below is a window of Paraburkholderia azotifigens DNA.
CCCGACTGCACCTGACCGGGAGCATTGGCCGCTCAAGCCATACATCAAGCGTCCGCGCGGCGCCGCCCATGGCGGCAGTGCGCGTCGGACATCCGTCCATCTAACAGTTGCGCTCGTTATGCCACATGCCCTGATTGTCGAAGACGATCCCAATAGCCTGTCAGGCCTGTCCGCGATTCTGGCCGCCGACGGTTTTTCCGTCGACACCGCCATCACGCTCTCCGAAGCGCGCGCAGCCCTGACACGCTTCATCCCCGACGTCGTGCTGGTCGACCTGAATCTGCCCGACGGCAGCGGCCTCGACCTGCTCCAGCATTTGCCCGCGCAGCCGCCCGGCGGCGCGCTGCCCGTCATCGTGATGACGGGCAATGCGACTGTCGAAAGCGCGATCGAAGGCTTGCGGCACGGCATCTGGGACTATCTCCTCAAACCCGTCAACATTCCCCGCCTGCGCAGCCTTCTGGCGCGCATTCCGCGTCCGTACGAACTGACGGAGGAAGTGCAGACGCTGCGCGCCAAGCTGCGCCGCATGGGGCGCTTCGGACCGATGATCGGCCGTAGCGGGGCGATCCAGCACATTTACGATTCGATCGAGCACATCGCGCCGACGGAAGCCGCTGTGCTGATTTCCGGCGAGGCCGGGACCGGCAAGGAAGTCGCCGCGCGCACGCTGCACGAGATGAGCCGCCGGCGCAAAGGCCCGTTCGTCGTACTCGACTGCCGGTCGGCGCAGGCCGTCGCGGGCGGCCGTCCGCTCGACAGTCTGCTGTTCGGCCACGAGCGCGGCGCGTTCGGCGGCGCGGAACAGCGCGAGCCGGGACTGTTCGAGCAGGCGAGCGGCGGCACGATCTTCATCGACGAAATCACGTTGTTGCCGCGTCCGCAGCAGGAAGCGCTGCTGAGCGCGCTCGATTCGCAGACGTTCATGCGCGTCGGCGGCACGAACCAGGTTGCGACCGACTTCCGCCTGATCGCGTCGACGCGCAAGGCGCCACGCGCGGCGGTTGCGGAAGGGACGCTGCATCAGGATCTGGGTTTGCGGCTCGAAGCAGCCGCGCTGTCGCTGCCGCCGCTGCGCGAACGCGGCGACGACCCCGCCCTGTTCGCGCAGGCGCTCGTCGACGAACTGAACGACGAGGCGAATGCGCGCGGCGTCGCGGATTCGACGAAGCTGGTCGCGCCGAACTTCGTCCGCGAATGTCTCGCGTATGAGTGGCCAGGCAACGTGCGCGAGTTGCAGGACCGCGTGCGGCGCGCATATCACGCTTCCGGCGACGTGCTGGAAACATTGCGCGCCGATGAGAGCAACGGCGCAGGTGGCCGCGATCTGAACGGCGGCCGCGTGCAGGTGACGGTCGGCACGCCGCTCGCCGACGTCGAAGAGATGCTGATTCGCGCGACGCTCGATGCCGTCGGCGGCACGAGGCATCGCGCGGCTTCGCTGCTCGGCATCAGTCCGAAAACGCTGTACAACAAGCTGCAACGGATGCGGCTGAACTGATCGGCTGTGCGTGCCGCCGTCTGAAAGCAAAAGGACGGGCTCGTTCGAGACCCGTCCTTTTTTCCTGCCACTACGATCGCGCAGTTCAGCCCGCGAAGGCCTCGCGCAGCAACGCCTGCGCCTGCTGATACTGCGGCTCGGCCATCAGCGCCGTCCACGATAGTGCTTCGCCGCGCGGACGCATACGCGCGAGACGCTGCTTCGACTCGTCCGACTGCGTGAAGCGCAACGCGTCGAGCACCTTCCCTGCCTCGTCGGGTTGGTTGCAGATCAGCACCATATCGACACCCGCCTCGAGTGCGGCCGTCGCGCCTTCCGTCAGCGTACCGCCCTGGCGCGCGGCCTCCATCGACAGATCGTCGCTGAAAATCGCGCCCTTGAAGCCGAGCTTCTCGCGCAGGACGTCCTGAATCCATATGCGAGAAAAACCGGCCGGCTTGCTGTCGACCTTCGGATAGATCACGTGCCCCGGCAGCACCGATGCCAACGACAAGCCAAGCCAGTCGTACGGCGCGACGTCTTCACCGAGGATCTCATCGAGCGTGCGCTCGTCGACGGGCACGGCGACGTGCGAATCTGCACTCGCAAACCCGTGCCCCGGGAAATGCTTGCCGCAGTTCGCCATGCCCGCCAGCACGAGACCATGATTCAGGCTCTTCGCAAGCAGCGTCACGACGCGCGGATCGCGGTGGAACGCGCGATCGCCGATCACCTGCGAATGGCCGTAGTTCAGATCGAGCACGGGCGTGAAGCTCATGTCGATGCCGCACGCACGCAGCTCGGAGGCGAGCACGTAGCCCACGGCCGTCGTAACGCTGGAAGCGCGCAGCACGTCCTGATCCCACAGCGCGCCGAGCTTCCCCATCGAGGGCAGCACGGTGAAGCCATCGGTGCGGAAACGCTGCACGCGGCCGCCTTCGTGATCGACGGCGATCAGCAGGTCGCCGCGGATCGCACGGATCGCGTCCGTCAGCGCGACAAGTTGCGCGCGGCTTTCGAAGTGACGCGCGAACAGGATCACGCCGCCCGTCATTGGGTGCGCGAGGCGGCGCTCGTCATCGGCGTTCAAGGTCTTGCCGACGACGTCGAGCATCACCGGGCCAGGAGTCAGTTTCATCGGGTTCGTGAGAAAGAGAGAAGAACGCGGCGCCGCTATCGCAAGCGAATAGCCGCGCCGGAAAGTCAGGCGGAAGGATCAGGCGTTTCGGCAATCACGAACGACACCGCGTAATCGCGCTCATCGGACAATGTCACGCGCGAGGTGATGCCGCGCTCGGCAAGCCAGTCCGCGAGTTCGCCCGACGCCACGCATGTCGGTCGGCCGCTCGGCTCGTTGAGCGTCTGCAGCGCGCGCCAGGTCATCGGCCAATGCATGCCGAGCCCGATCGCCTTCGAGAACGCTTCCTTCACCGAGAAGCGCGTTGCGAGGAACGCGAGGCCGCGCGCCTGCGAGCGCGCATTGCGCGCGTGATAGACGCGCAACTCGTCGGGGCCGAGCACCTTCTCCGCGAAGCGCCCGTTGGTACGCTGCATCACCGCCGCGACGCGGCTGACCTGGACGATGTCGGTGCCTATGCCGTAGATCGCCATACGTGTGCCGTCTCTTTGCGTTGTTATGCGCGCGCCGCGAGACGCGCGGCAACCATGATCGCCTTCATCTCGCGCACGGCGTTGTCCCAGCCCGCGAAGATCGCATGCGCAACGATCGCGTGGCCGATATTCAGTTCGACGATGCCTTCGATGGCCGCGATCGCCTGGACGTTCGTGTAGTGCAGGCCGTGGCCCGCGTTCACCTTCAGGCCCAGCGACGCGCCGAACTCGACGCCGCGAACCACGCGCTCGAACTCGCGCTGCTGCTCGCTCGCGTCGTGCGCTTCCGCGTACGCGCCCGTGTGCAGCTCGATTACGGGCGCACCCGCTTCGTGCGCGGCGCGAATCTGCGCTTCGTCGGCGTCGATGAAGAGCGACACACGCGAACCGGCATCGGCCAGCTGCTTGCACGCGGCGCGCACCGCCTCGAAATGTCCGACGACATCGAGACCGCCTTCCGTCGTCAGCTCCTGACGCTTTTCCGGCACGAGGCACACGTCATGCGGCCGCACTTCGCACGCGATGTCGAGCATTTCCTGCGTCACCGCGCACTCGAGGTTCATGCGCGTCTTCAGCTGCGGACGCAACGCGCGCACGTCGGCGTCGACAATATGGCGGCGGTCTTCGCGCAGATGCAGCGTGATCGCATCGGCGCCTGCCTCTTCTGCCTGCAGCGCGGCGCGGATCGGATCGGGATAGGACGTGCCGCGCGCATTGCGCAGCGTGGCAACGTGATCAATGTTCACGCCCAGGTCGATCACATTTGGAGAAGTCAGAAAGAAGCTCATAAGTTCTGCAGGTCGATCAGGATCTGGCGCGTCGCGAGCGGCGTGCCGCCCAGATAGGTGTTGAGCAAAAAGCGCATCAGCGTCTTGCTTTGCGCGACGGTCTGCGCTCGATGGTAATCGTCCTGCTCCATGTCGAGCAAGGTTTGTCCGCCGATCACAGGCCAGTTCGACGGGTACTCGTCGGATGCTTCGCGCACGCCGCGCTCCGGATCAAACACATAACGGCCTTCGGGCATCACGGCCTTGCGCGCCACCGTGCGGTTGAGCGACATCGCGTAACCCGTTTCGCGCAGCAGCACGCGCTCGAACGAACGCAGCACCTGCACGGGCGGTTCGTCGTGCGCAAGGCGCGTCAGTGTGACGACGTAATGATGGAACAGCTGCGGATGCGGATCTTCGCGCGCGAGAAATTTCACCAGAAGTTCATTCACGTAGAAGCCGCACAGCAGCGCGTCGCCCGTAAGCGGCAACATCCCGCCGACCCATTCGGCTCCCGTCAGCGTGCGCATTTCCGATTTGCCGGACCATGCAAGCGACAGCGGCTGGAACGTCTGCAGCACGCCGCGCAGCGCGGAATGCGGGCGCTTGGCGCCCTTTGCGACGAGCGCGATCCGGCCGTGATCGCGCGACAGCACGTCGATGATCAGACTCGTCTCACGGTACGGATAGCTGTGCAGGACGAAGGCGGGCTGCTCGCTGATGCGGAATTCGGAGGCCGGTGCGCGCGGGACGCGAGCAGGCGAACGGCGCGCCGATGTTTTGCGCGCGGGTGCTTCGGCGCGATCGCCGTCGTCAGAAAAGTCGTCGCTGCTTTTGCGCGACGACACGTTTCGTTTCGAGGCACGTGCAGGACGCACCGGCTTCGCGGTGACCTGCGGCCTGAACGGCTCGGGCTGCTCGTCCGGTGCGCGCGGGACGCGGTCGGAATCGACGTCGGAGCCGGCGTCGTTCGGCAGTGTCATCCACGCGTCGGATCGGGTACCCGTCGCACCGTCATTCGTAACCATAGGCACGGAGTCCGGCTTCGTTGTCGGCCCAGCCACTCTTCACCTTGATGAACGTCTCGAGATACACCGGGCCGTCGAACAGCTTCTCCATTTCGAGACGCGCTTCCGTGCTGATCTGCTTCAGCTTCGCGCCCTTCTGGCCGATGATCATCGCCTTGTGCATATCGCGCTCGACGAGAATCGTCGCGAATACACGCCGCAGGCGCCCTTCCGTCTCGAACTTGTCGATCAGCACGGTGCTGGTGTACGGCAACTCGTCGCCCGTCCAGCGGAACACTTTCTCGCGCAGGATTTCGGCGGCAAGGAAACGCTCGCTGCGATCGGTCAGATCGTCTTCGCCGTAGATCGGCTCGCCCTCGGGCAGATACGGCTTGACCGTCGCGAGCAGGCGCTTGATGTCGTCGGTATTCTTGGCCGACAGCGGCACGATTTCCTTGAATTCGCGCAACGCGCTCATCTGTTGCATGAACGGGAACAGCGAGTCCTTGTCGTTCACGCGGTCGAGCTTGTTCGCGATCAGCAGCGTCGGCGCGGACGCGGGAATCAGGTCGAGCACCTTCTGGTCATCGGGACCGAAACGGCCGGCTTCGATCACGAACAGCACGGCATCGACGGACGTCAGTGTCGACGTCACCGCGCGATTCAGCGAACGGTTCAGCGCGCCGCTGTGACGCGTCTGGAAACCGGGCGTGTCGACGAAGATGTACTGTGCGTTGTCGAACGTGTTGATGCCCGTGATGCGATGGCGCGTCGTCTGCGCCTTGCGCGACGTGATGCTGACTTTCTGTCCGACGAGCGCGTTCATCAGCGTCGACTTGCCGACATTCGGACGGCCGACGATCGCGACCATGCCGCAGCGAAAACCAGTGGGAGTGGAAGCGTTCATATTCGTACTACGGCAGGTTCGTGTGGACGCGCGTCGTAGAGCGCACGTTCACTTGATGTTGCGTTCAATGACCGGCATCGGCCACGCGCGTATGCACCGCGCCGGCGACGCCGGGTTCGAGATCGCCCGGGCTCGCGCCGGGCGCGGCCTCGCGGGCGCGGGACATGGGTTTGTCTGCGCTGCGGGCATTGGTGTCGGGTTTTTCGACGGTTCTTTCGGCTGGCTTGTCCGCGGACCTTTCAGGCGCTTTCTCTGCTGCGCGCGCCTGCGTGTCGGGCTTGTCCGAGCCTTGCCGCTCGGTTTGGCGCTCGGGTTGCCGCTCACCTTGCCGCTCAAGCAGCTTTGCCGCCGCCTCCGGTTTCTCCACGCCCTTTTCCTGGACGCTCTTCTCGACGGCCGGCTTGTCCGCAGTCCGGACGGGACGCTCGCCCCTCTCGCCGCGATCGGCCTTCTCGCCTCCCGCAACGTCCTGGCTGTACTCGACATGCGCCGCACGGATGACGGCCAGCGGCGCGCCTGCAGCCGCCTGTCCCGCCGACGGCACCTCGGGCGCCAGCGACTTCGCTTCGGCACGCGACGCCCGCTCGGCCCTGCGACTGTCGGGAGCCCGCAAATCGAGCGCAGCCTGCACACCCGTCACGCCCGGCACAATTTCCGCTTCCTGCTTGGCCCCGCGTGCGCCCTTTGAGCGCTTCGGCTTGGCCACCACGGCAGGCGCCGCCGCCATCACCTCGTCGAGCGCCTTCTTCGCCGCAGCCTGCTCGGCGGCACGCCGGCTCGCGCCCGAACCGGACACCTTCACGTCCAGCTTGGGCACCGTGCACTCGACTTCGAACTGTTGATTGTGCGCCGCACCATGCGTGGCCACGACAGTGTAGGTCGGCAGAGGAATCTTGTGACCCTGCAGATATTCCTGAAGCAGCGTCTTGGCGTCCTTGCCGAGCGTGCGCGGGTCGATGTGATCGA
It encodes the following:
- the pdxJ gene encoding pyridoxine 5'-phosphate synthase gives rise to the protein MSFFLTSPNVIDLGVNIDHVATLRNARGTSYPDPIRAALQAEEAGADAITLHLREDRRHIVDADVRALRPQLKTRMNLECAVTQEMLDIACEVRPHDVCLVPEKRQELTTEGGLDVVGHFEAVRAACKQLADAGSRVSLFIDADEAQIRAAHEAGAPVIELHTGAYAEAHDASEQQREFERVVRGVEFGASLGLKVNAGHGLHYTNVQAIAAIEGIVELNIGHAIVAHAIFAGWDNAVREMKAIMVAARLAARA
- the era gene encoding GTPase Era; translation: MNASTPTGFRCGMVAIVGRPNVGKSTLMNALVGQKVSITSRKAQTTRHRITGINTFDNAQYIFVDTPGFQTRHSGALNRSLNRAVTSTLTSVDAVLFVIEAGRFGPDDQKVLDLIPASAPTLLIANKLDRVNDKDSLFPFMQQMSALREFKEIVPLSAKNTDDIKRLLATVKPYLPEGEPIYGEDDLTDRSERFLAAEILREKVFRWTGDELPYTSTVLIDKFETEGRLRRVFATILVERDMHKAMIIGQKGAKLKQISTEARLEMEKLFDGPVYLETFIKVKSGWADNEAGLRAYGYE
- the acpS gene encoding holo-ACP synthase; this translates as MAIYGIGTDIVQVSRVAAVMQRTNGRFAEKVLGPDELRVYHARNARSQARGLAFLATRFSVKEAFSKAIGLGMHWPMTWRALQTLNEPSGRPTCVASGELADWLAERGITSRVTLSDERDYAVSFVIAETPDPSA
- the rnc gene encoding ribonuclease III → MPLSPLESRLRYEFRNAELLRQALTHRSHSATHNERLEFLGDSVLNCAVAALLFQRFGKLDEGDLSRVRANLVKQQSLYEIAQALNISEGLRLGEGELRSGGFRRPSILADTLEAILGAIFLDGGFDAAQTVIKRLYVPILDHIDPRTLGKDAKTLLQEYLQGHKIPLPTYTVVATHGAAHNQQFEVECTVPKLDVKVSGSGASRRAAEQAAAKKALDEVMAAAPAVVAKPKRSKGARGAKQEAEIVPGVTGVQAALDLRAPDSRRAERASRAEAKSLAPEVPSAGQAAAGAPLAVIRAAHVEYSQDVAGGEKADRGERGERPVRTADKPAVEKSVQEKGVEKPEAAAKLLERQGERQPERQTERQGSDKPDTQARAAEKAPERSADKPAERTVEKPDTNARSADKPMSRAREAAPGASPGDLEPGVAGAVHTRVADAGH
- the nagZ gene encoding beta-N-acetylhexosaminidase, with translation MKLTPGPVMLDVVGKTLNADDERRLAHPMTGGVILFARHFESRAQLVALTDAIRAIRGDLLIAVDHEGGRVQRFRTDGFTVLPSMGKLGALWDQDVLRASSVTTAVGYVLASELRACGIDMSFTPVLDLNYGHSQVIGDRAFHRDPRVVTLLAKSLNHGLVLAGMANCGKHFPGHGFASADSHVAVPVDERTLDEILGEDVAPYDWLGLSLASVLPGHVIYPKVDSKPAGFSRIWIQDVLREKLGFKGAIFSDDLSMEAARQGGTLTEGATAALEAGVDMVLICNQPDEAGKVLDALRFTQSDESKQRLARMRPRGEALSWTALMAEPQYQQAQALLREAFAG
- the recO gene encoding DNA repair protein RecO, whose translation is MVTNDGATGTRSDAWMTLPNDAGSDVDSDRVPRAPDEQPEPFRPQVTAKPVRPARASKRNVSSRKSSDDFSDDGDRAEAPARKTSARRSPARVPRAPASEFRISEQPAFVLHSYPYRETSLIIDVLSRDHGRIALVAKGAKRPHSALRGVLQTFQPLSLAWSGKSEMRTLTGAEWVGGMLPLTGDALLCGFYVNELLVKFLAREDPHPQLFHHYVVTLTRLAHDEPPVQVLRSFERVLLRETGYAMSLNRTVARKAVMPEGRYVFDPERGVREASDEYPSNWPVIGGQTLLDMEQDDYHRAQTVAQSKTLMRFLLNTYLGGTPLATRQILIDLQNL
- a CDS encoding sigma-54-dependent transcriptional regulator, with protein sequence MPHALIVEDDPNSLSGLSAILAADGFSVDTAITLSEARAALTRFIPDVVLVDLNLPDGSGLDLLQHLPAQPPGGALPVIVMTGNATVESAIEGLRHGIWDYLLKPVNIPRLRSLLARIPRPYELTEEVQTLRAKLRRMGRFGPMIGRSGAIQHIYDSIEHIAPTEAAVLISGEAGTGKEVAARTLHEMSRRRKGPFVVLDCRSAQAVAGGRPLDSLLFGHERGAFGGAEQREPGLFEQASGGTIFIDEITLLPRPQQEALLSALDSQTFMRVGGTNQVATDFRLIASTRKAPRAAVAEGTLHQDLGLRLEAAALSLPPLRERGDDPALFAQALVDELNDEANARGVADSTKLVAPNFVRECLAYEWPGNVRELQDRVRRAYHASGDVLETLRADESNGAGGRDLNGGRVQVTVGTPLADVEEMLIRATLDAVGGTRHRAASLLGISPKTLYNKLQRMRLN